ACGGAGCCCGAGCACGGTCTGCAGACGGTCGGCAACGTCCTTCTGGAACGCAACCATGTCCGCCATGATATCCGAAAAGACCTCCTCGGCCATTTCGAGGCGCACTTCGAGGTCGTCGAGGCCGTGCTTTCGATCCACGACGATCAGGTAGTGAGGCCTCACGCCTTCGATCTTGAAGATGACGTCTTCGATCTGGCTCGGGAAGACGTTCACTCCGCGGATGATCAGCATGTCGTCGGTCCGCGCTCTGACGCGGCTCATGCGCGCCAGCGTGCGGCCGCACTCGCAGCGCTCCGTGGTGACGGTCGCCAAATCGTGTGTGCGGTAGCGCAGGACCGGAAACGCCTCCTTCGAAAGCGTCGTGAAGACAAGCTCGCCCTGCTGCCCGTCGAGCACCGGCTCGCCGGTCACGGGGTCGACCAGTTCCCACAGCAGATGGTCCTCGGCAATATGAAGGCCGCAGCCACACTCACACTCCCCGCTCACCCCCGGCCCCATCACCTCCGACAGGCCATAGTTGTCGGTGGCCTTGATGCCAAGACGCGCCTCGATCTCGCGTTTGGCAGCATCGCTGGATGGCTCGCCGCCGAAAAGCCCGAGGCGAAATGGCAGTTTCTTGAAGTCGACACCCATCCCCTCGCCCACCTCGGCGAGGTAGAGGGCGTAGGACGGAGTGGACACAAGCACCGTCGTGCCGAAGTCC
This is a stretch of genomic DNA from Coriobacteriia bacterium. It encodes these proteins:
- a CDS encoding phenylacetate--CoA ligase — encoded protein: MIWNPEYECMDREELAGLQLRRLQSTVAWVYERVPFYREQLETSGIKPRDIKSLEDIRLLPFTGKDALRDTYPFGMFAVPMEDVVRLHSSSGTTGKPIVVGYTRGDINTWTEMTARVAASAGVHRGDLVDMSFLYGMFTGGWGMHYGIERIGATIIPAGSGNTERHIMMMQDFGTTVLVSTPSYALYLAEVGEGMGVDFKKLPFRLGLFGGEPSSDAAKREIEARLGIKATDNYGLSEVMGPGVSGECECGCGLHIAEDHLLWELVDPVTGEPVLDGQQGELVFTTLSKEAFPVLRYRTHDLATVTTERCECGRTLARMSRVRARTDDMLIIRGVNVFPSQIEDVIFKIEGVRPHYLIVVDRKHGLDDLEVRLEMAEEVFSDIMADMVAFQKDVADRLQTVLGLRAKITLVEPGSIERSSGKTTHVLDLRERQ